DNA from Mucilaginibacter mallensis:
ACAAAGAAGCGTTTAGAAAATTGCAGGGTTGAAAACGGTTGCCTGGTTATTGAAACCCGGAAAGAGGATTATCCCAATGCGGCTTACAAGAAAGGATCGGATAAAGCTGATCAAAAGGAACCGATCGCACATTATACTTCAGCTTCTATCAATACAAAAGGAAAGGAATCATGGAAATATGGGCGTATAGAAGTGCGTGCTAAAGTACCGGGTGGTTTGGGTATATGGCCGGCATTTTGGATGCTGGGGTATGATAGAGGCGCAGTTAAATGGCCCCAATGCGGCGAAATTGATATTATGGAGTTCTTAGGCCGTGATTCCACAAGAATTTATGGTACAGTTCACTATTTAGATACAGCGGGTAAATCTCGTGATAAAGGTGAGGCCCCTGTGGTGGGTAACCCTTCGGATGGGTTTCATATTTATGCCATTGATTGGGATGACCAAAGCATAAGCTTTTATTATGACAGCCTGAAGTATTTTGTTTTTGATTTTAAAAAAGCAGAACATAATCCGGGTGCTGTGTTTCAAAAAGATTTTTACGTGTTGCTGAATATGGCGCTCGGTCATGAAGGGTCATGGGCGGGGCCGGTTGATGATAAAATTTTACCTGCCAAATATTATATAGATTATGTAAGGGTGTATCAATAGTATTTGGCTTTTGGTTAGATGAAATACATAAGATCATCACATGATTCATAACTATAATGGATTTAGTTTATTGTCTTTTGGTGAATTATAAAAAAGTCAAACGTTTGTGTAACCTATTATTAGGCTGGTTATAGGTTTAAACTTAATTTCAAAACTAATATTCAAAACATACTACCAATACTACCATGAAATTCAAAAATGAATAGAACAATGCCCTCTAAAACAAAAAGCATTTTATTGTTTTTAACTATGCTGCTTTCACCTGCCGTATATGCCCAGCAAGCAAATAATTATGTAATAATTAATAAAACAGATTCAGAGCAGGATATTATCACAAAAGCAGCCAATGTTACGCCCGCGCCGCGGCAATTGCGCTGGCAAGAGCTGGAGTTTACCGCATTTTTGCATTTTGGAATGAACACTTTTACCAATCGCGAATGGGGAGACGGGAAAGAAGATCCTAAATTATTTAATCCTACTCATCTTGATGCTGCGCAATGGGTGCGTACCTGTAAAGAGGCAGGTATTAAACAAGTTATATTAACCGCTAAACATCACGATGGTTTTTGCCTTTGGCCAAGTAAGTATACCGAACACTCGGTAAAGAACAGTCCATGGAAAGATGGAAAAGGTGATGTAGTAAAAGAAGTTGCCGATGCTTGTCACCAGCAGGGAATTGGTTTTGGAATATACCTTTCGCCATGGGACAGGAATAACCCTGATTATGGCGATACTGAAAAATATAATGCCTATTTCCTGAATCAGCTTACCGAGTTATTGAGCAATTACGGTAAGGTTGATGAAGTATGGTTTGATGGGGCAAATGGCGAAGGCCCCAACGGAAAAAAGCCGGTGTATCATTTTAATGAATGGTATGCCCTTATCCGCAAGCTGCAACCAGGTGCCGTTATTGCTATAATGGGCCCGGATGTTCGCTGGGTTGGTACTGAAACCGGTTATGGCCGTGAATCGGAGTGGAGCGTTGTGCCTGCAAATAACTTAGACCAGTTAACAGTAACTGCTAATTCTCAGCATGATATTACCTTTAAGCCACAAGGCGATATGACGGGTAATGACTTAGGCAGCCGGGATAAAATTAAAAACGCAAAAGGTTTGGTATGGTATCCCGCTGAGGCCGATGTTTCTATCAGGCCGGGATGGTTTTATCATGATGAACAAAATGATAAGGTTAAATCGCCTGAAAAGCTAATGGATATATATTACAACTCAGCAGGTAAAAATTGTGTGTTACTGCTGAATATACCGCCCGATAAAGAGGGCCTTATTAATGAAAGTGATATAAAGGCCTTACAGGGTTGGAAGAAACTGCGTGATGATATCTTTAAAGAAAACCTGCTTAAAGGAGCAACGGTTAAATGCGCCAACGGTATAAATTTAAAAGCAATTTTAGATGATAATTACAATACCTGGTTTACCACCCGTGGTAAAGATTCTTCCTCAGTGATCGCGCTTGATTTAAAAGCTCCTAAAACCTTTGACCTTTTACTCTTACAGGAAAACATCAGCATAGGGCAACGTGTAGAAAAATTTACGCTTGAATACTGGAACGGTAAGGATTGGGCGAAAGTTACTGAAGGTACTACCATTGGCTATAAACGTTTATTACGTTTCCCAGCTATAACAGCTGATAAAGTAAGATTACGAATTGAATCATCAAGATTAAATCCCGCTATTTCAACAGTAGGCTTATATAAACAGGCTGGAATATGAATTTTGAGATAAAAAGCATATTTAAGATATATACAAGGAACCTTGTTTTGAAGATAACAGCCAATTAGATTGGTTAGTTTAGTGTTAATGAGTTAAGACCGGCCAAGGGCCGGTCTTTGTTAAATTTTTAATAGCCGATAAATTTAGTAAGCATAAACCAATTATAATATCATATAAATACATGAAGAAAGCACTTTCAATTATTCTCCTGCTGTTATCAGGAAGCATGGCATTTGCTCAGCAAGCAGAAGACGCGATAACAATCGTCCCTAAACCCGTTTCTGTTGAAAAAGGTGCAGGCGAATTTATTATTAGTAAACGTACATCCATTGTTGCAAAAGGAGCTGACGCTCAAAAGGTGGCCGCTATGTTTAACTATTTTTTTAATAAGCGGTACGGTTTTGTGTTACCAATAACTAATAGTGCAACTACCAACACCATTGTTTTAAATACGGCGTCAGGCATTAAATTAGCTGATGAAGCTTACGAGCTCAAAGTAAACGCTCGGGGGATAACCATATCTGGTGAGCGGGGCGGTGTTTTTTATGGCGTACAGTCGTTAATGCAATTAATTCATGAAAACGATAAGCAATTATCAGTAGCTGCTATAACAGTTAAGGATCAGCCAAATTTTGCTTACCGTGGACTTATGTTAGATGTAGGCCGTCATTTTTTCGATATACCTGAAATTAAAAAAATACTGGACGTGATGGCGTCCCTAAAATTAAACAGGTTCCACTGGCATTTAACAGATGATCAGGGATGGCGTTTAGAAATTAAAAAATATCCTAAATTAACCTCAATCAGCGCATGGCGCGATTCAACCATTATCGGTGGCTATGGCGATTTCAATCCATTTATCTACGACGGTAAAAGGAGTGGCGGTTTTTATACCCAGGATCAGGCACGCGAAATCGTAAAATATGCTGCAGACAGGAACATTGTTGTAATTCCGGAGATTGAGATGCCCGGCCATAGTACTGCCGTATTAGCTGCCTACCCTGAATTAGGTAATGGAACCGGCCCTTATACAGTAAAGGGCTATTGGGGTGTACATTATACCATATATAACCCTGATGAACCAACCTTTAAATTTTTGGAAGATGTATTAACCGAGGTTATGGCTATTTTCCCGGGTAAGGATATACATATTGGCGGAGATGAGGTTCCAAAAGATGAATGGAAAAAATCAGCGATCGCTCAAAAACTAATCCAGGAAAATCATTTGAAAAATGAAGATGAGCTGCAAAGCTGGTTTATTAACCGCATTGAGAAATTCCTGAATAAAAACGGAAGGAACCTGATAGGCTGGGATGAAATATTAGAAGGCGGATTAAGCCCTAACGCAACAGTAATGAGCTGGCGTGGTGAACAGGGTGGCATTGACGCTGCAAAACAAGGGCATAATGTAATCATGACCCCAAATAGTAATATGTATGTTGATCATGCGCAGGCTAAGGATAAAACAACTGAGCCATTAGCAATCGGCGGGTTTTTACCACTGGATGTAGTTTACAATTACAATCCACTGCCTGCCAGCTTAACCAGCGATCAGCAAAAGCATATACTTGGTGTACAGGCAAACATGTGGACCGAATATGTTGCAACTAATAATAAACTGGAGTATATGCTATTCCCTCGTGTAGCAGCGCTTGCAGAAGTTGGCTGGACAAAAGCCGAAAACAAGGATTATAAAAACTTTACCCAAAATGAGTTGCCGGGATATTTAAAAAATATGGAAGCCCTTGGTGTAAACTACAGGATACCTGAAGCAGATGTGGTGGTTAATAACGATCCCCAAACCGGCAGGAAAAAGGTAACTATCACTCCTTTTGTAGCAGGTAGTACAGTATATTATACTATTGATGGCCATAAGGCAGATAACACAGCTGATTTATATTCCGGTTCAATTAATATGCCTTTTACCAACGGTCGCCCGTTAACTTTAAAATATGTGATTGTTACTCCCGGCAACAGGATGAGTAATGAATTTAATGTAGCTATTCAATAAATTGGTTAAAGGGTATTTAAACCACGTATCCTTATAGCTAATTGATTTAACAAGAAAATGCAAATGGTAAAAAGCCTTTATGGCCTTTTATCATTTGCATTTTTGTTTATTACTGAAATTAATGGCCAGATAAATCAATGAAAACTATTCGATCATATTTTAAAAGCGAACAATGGATGTTCGCTTCTGATACAGCTAATAATTACAAAAGATACTAATTCATTTATAATCAAATGCTTATTATTTTGGCTTGTATTTTGGCATGTTAAACCTTTATAGTTGATTTATTCCAATTCGGTTATCATGATAAAGAACTACTTAAAGATCGCGTGGCGAAATATTTTAAGCAATAAGGTTTATAGTGCCCTCAATATTTTGGGCCTGGCAACAGGTATGGTCGTGGCGCTGGTCATTGGTCTGTGGGTGCAGTACCAGTACTCTTACGATAAAAGCCTGCCCGACTACGGTCAACTATATCAGGTTAGGCGCAACTTTAATAGTAATGGCACAACGCTCACTTTCAGCAGCACATCGCTGAAACTGGCTGATGCCTTGCGGAATAATATCCCGGAGATTGAAGGTGTAGCCGAATCAGATTGGATGTGGGCGCATGGACTTAAGGTGGATAACCGCAAATTTTACCTGCCGGGAGCGCAGCTCGGGAGTGATTTTCTGAAAATGTTCAAGTATCCCTTTATAGAGGGTAATGCACAAACGGCACTTAAGGAACCCTATTCAATTGTACTCACCGAATCAACGGCCAAAGCTTTATTTGGTAATGAAAATTCACTGGGTAAAACTGTTAGGATTGATAATCAGCACGATGTTAAAGTAACCGGGGTAATTAAGGACCTGCCTGCAAACTCATCTTTTTGGTTTAAATACGTTCTCCCATTTAGTTATTTTGAGCAAACCCAAAGCTGGGTAAAGGCAGCGCGTACCGGTAATTTCGCTTATAACGGTTTCCAGATTTTTGTGAAATTAAAACCCGGCATCAGCTATGCACAGGTGGAACCTAAAATAAGGGATATTGAAAAAACTGAACCCGACAATATAAACGCGCGTAACTCAAAAGTAATAATGCAACCCTTGCAGGACTGGCATTTGTACAGCGAGTACAAAAACGGCATTGCTAACAGCGGTTTTATTGATTACGTGCATATTTTTAGCGTAATAGGTTTGCTGGTACTCATCATAGCCTGCATCAATTTTATCAACCTATCAACCGCGCGATCTGAAAAACGTGCCAGGGAAGTAGGTGTACGCAAAGCTATCGGATCGTTACGCAGCGATTTGATCTTCCAGTTCCTTATCGAATCGACGCTGGTTACTTTCATTTCATTTTTATGCTGTTTGGCAATGGTAACCATGGTGCTGCCATCGTTTAACAGCCTTGCTGGTACATCCATCGTTATACCATATAGTAGTTTTTATTTTTGGCTGATCTTAACCGCTTGTGTGTCGTTAACGGCGCTGATAGCCGGTGCTAAGCCTGCATTTTATCTTTCTTCATTTAACCCGGTACAGGTTTTAAAAGGGACGATAGGCAGCGGAAAGTCCAAATCATTTTCGCGGCAGGTATTGGTGGTGGTGCAATTTACCTGTTCCATAGCGCTTATCAT
Protein-coding regions in this window:
- a CDS encoding ABC transporter permease; this encodes MIKNYLKIAWRNILSNKVYSALNILGLATGMVVALVIGLWVQYQYSYDKSLPDYGQLYQVRRNFNSNGTTLTFSSTSLKLADALRNNIPEIEGVAESDWMWAHGLKVDNRKFYLPGAQLGSDFLKMFKYPFIEGNAQTALKEPYSIVLTESTAKALFGNENSLGKTVRIDNQHDVKVTGVIKDLPANSSFWFKYVLPFSYFEQTQSWVKAARTGNFAYNGFQIFVKLKPGISYAQVEPKIRDIEKTEPDNINARNSKVIMQPLQDWHLYSEYKNGIANSGFIDYVHIFSVIGLLVLIIACINFINLSTARSEKRAREVGVRKAIGSLRSDLIFQFLIESTLVTFISFLCCLAMVTMVLPSFNSLAGTSIVIPYSSFYFWLILTACVSLTALIAGAKPAFYLSSFNPVQVLKGTIGSGKSKSFSRQVLVVVQFTCSIALIISTVIIYQQIRFAKDRPTGYSIDRLVATDLNDDLDHNYIALKNELLQSGLVQSATTATSPATDVTSHSDIDHWPGKLPGETVEMGNIGVSDDYFKTLGMKIIAGRDFLPGAKTDSSNVVLNEAAVKRLRLKDPVNQILVDGKQQLRIVGVVKDALMISPFAPADPTLFFPGKGGNMIYKLSPNVPTHEAVEKITAIFNKYNPGFPFDYRFVDDVYNKKFQLEMLIGKLSGIFAGLAIFISCLGLFGLAAFVAEQRAKEIGIRKVLGATIVQVWLLLSKDFILLVMISCIIASPLAYYFLQHWLMKYDYRISIGPGVFLVSALLAIIITLATISFQAIKAALMNPVKSLKSE
- a CDS encoding alpha-L-fucosidase, whose amino-acid sequence is MPSKTKSILLFLTMLLSPAVYAQQANNYVIINKTDSEQDIITKAANVTPAPRQLRWQELEFTAFLHFGMNTFTNREWGDGKEDPKLFNPTHLDAAQWVRTCKEAGIKQVILTAKHHDGFCLWPSKYTEHSVKNSPWKDGKGDVVKEVADACHQQGIGFGIYLSPWDRNNPDYGDTEKYNAYFLNQLTELLSNYGKVDEVWFDGANGEGPNGKKPVYHFNEWYALIRKLQPGAVIAIMGPDVRWVGTETGYGRESEWSVVPANNLDQLTVTANSQHDITFKPQGDMTGNDLGSRDKIKNAKGLVWYPAEADVSIRPGWFYHDEQNDKVKSPEKLMDIYYNSAGKNCVLLLNIPPDKEGLINESDIKALQGWKKLRDDIFKENLLKGATVKCANGINLKAILDDNYNTWFTTRGKDSSSVIALDLKAPKTFDLLLLQENISIGQRVEKFTLEYWNGKDWAKVTEGTTIGYKRLLRFPAITADKVRLRIESSRLNPAISTVGLYKQAGI
- a CDS encoding family 20 glycosylhydrolase codes for the protein MKKALSIILLLLSGSMAFAQQAEDAITIVPKPVSVEKGAGEFIISKRTSIVAKGADAQKVAAMFNYFFNKRYGFVLPITNSATTNTIVLNTASGIKLADEAYELKVNARGITISGERGGVFYGVQSLMQLIHENDKQLSVAAITVKDQPNFAYRGLMLDVGRHFFDIPEIKKILDVMASLKLNRFHWHLTDDQGWRLEIKKYPKLTSISAWRDSTIIGGYGDFNPFIYDGKRSGGFYTQDQAREIVKYAADRNIVVIPEIEMPGHSTAVLAAYPELGNGTGPYTVKGYWGVHYTIYNPDEPTFKFLEDVLTEVMAIFPGKDIHIGGDEVPKDEWKKSAIAQKLIQENHLKNEDELQSWFINRIEKFLNKNGRNLIGWDEILEGGLSPNATVMSWRGEQGGIDAAKQGHNVIMTPNSNMYVDHAQAKDKTTEPLAIGGFLPLDVVYNYNPLPASLTSDQQKHILGVQANMWTEYVATNNKLEYMLFPRVAALAEVGWTKAENKDYKNFTQNELPGYLKNMEALGVNYRIPEADVVVNNDPQTGRKKVTITPFVAGSTVYYTIDGHKADNTADLYSGSINMPFTNGRPLTLKYVIVTPGNRMSNEFNVAIQ
- a CDS encoding glycoside hydrolase family 16 protein, producing the protein MIFDSMMKNVFFTYGLFLLPLLINTQQTFAQNHRKLVFADEFNYKGLPDSTKWAYEDGFVRNKEPQYYTKKRLENCRVENGCLVIETRKEDYPNAAYKKGSDKADQKEPIAHYTSASINTKGKESWKYGRIEVRAKVPGGLGIWPAFWMLGYDRGAVKWPQCGEIDIMEFLGRDSTRIYGTVHYLDTAGKSRDKGEAPVVGNPSDGFHIYAIDWDDQSISFYYDSLKYFVFDFKKAEHNPGAVFQKDFYVLLNMALGHEGSWAGPVDDKILPAKYYIDYVRVYQ